In a single window of the Octopus sinensis linkage group LG1, ASM634580v1, whole genome shotgun sequence genome:
- the LOC115222393 gene encoding interleukin 17-like protein has protein sequence MSPSSGKVLIQAGIFLLTDVVLFMSSASIPTQCKIPKVLKVQYEELSSAAIGNNFFLPAEMAPAGSDQQALTEGDKTCPTSSVSTDIIRDRSTCPWYLKITHNSTYFPPSRREVVCRCTDCLDSDSNHQCVIVYTPMTVLKRTAQCVDGLYVYKPSAIEVATACVRARKVDVISGGNEDEYES, from the coding sequence GTTCTCATCCAGGCTGGAATTTTCCTCCTCACCGATGTCGTATTGTTCATGTCCTCTGCGTCAATTCCGACTCAATGTAAAATACCAAAAGTCTTGAAAGTCCAATACGAGGAACTATCCAGCGCAGCGATCGGCAATAACTTTTTCTTGCCAGCTGAAATGGCTCCAGCGGGAAGTGACCAACAAGCACTGACCGAAGGGGATAAAACTTGCCCAACATCTTCTGTATCTACTGATATCATTCGCGATCGTTCAACCTGCCCATGGTACCTGAAAATTACCCACAATTCCACATATTTTCCTCCGTCACGCAGAGAAGTCGTGTGTCGTTGTACAGACTGTCTGGACTCTGACAGTAACCACCAATGTGTGATCGTTTATACTCCAATGACTGTCCTGAAACGTACAGCTCAATGCGTTGATGGACTGTACGTTTATAAACCAAGTGCCATCGAGGTGGCCACAGCCTGTGTGCGCGCACGGAAAGTCGATGTAATATCCGGAGGAAATGAGGACGAATATGAGTCGTAA